The window AAAGAAAGAGAGGCCACAACTAAGGTGGTGGTCAATGCCAAGACAGATCCTGCTCTTTTCCTGATCTATGTGCTTTGCCCTGCGGACCGGAGCGAACCCTGTGACTTAACGGTGAAGCGGAACGGCAAATGGCTGCTGGATAAGAAGAGCGGAGAGCAATTTCATATGTCGGTCCTGGCCCGCTCAATACGGGGCGGCAGCCGAAGTACGATCAGCCGGAGATTACGGGTCAATCATGATACGCCTCAGGGAATTTATACCATTTGGGGCGCTGTCAGCGGAGGCGGCGATTCCCCCTGGTTTCAGACAACCCGGATTGATCTTGATGCGGCTATGCCACCGATCAACGTGCAGCCGTATCCGATCAATTCCTTTCTCCTTTCCCGTATTGTCCCTGAGTCTGCTCTGGATGACTATTGGATCAATGAATGGCCTCTTGCCTATACCCTCGGACGCATAGCTTTGCGCATTGCCCCTGGTGATTTCGAGGCCAAACAATCTACGAGTCATCTGCAAGCTTCAGGGACTTCTCCCTTGCATCCCACCCACGGCTGTATTAATACGGGTAATCAGCAGGAGCAATTACTCCAGATGCTTCTGGAGGCAGGCGTTTTTCACAAGGATGATTTCATACTCCAACCAGGAACGACAGGAAAGAGATGGTCTGTTGCTGCCAAGTTGGGTAAGGCCTTTGTGATTCTTAAGGATCGTGATGAGCGTGATACTGTAAATGTAAAGGTAAGGAAATAATGGTAAGGAAAAAGCGCTTTGACAAGGAAAATTGTTCTGCTGCCTTTGACTTGCCAGCTTGGGCCCTTGCTGCCCTGCATGAGCTTCCGGAATACCTGCCCACAGAAGAAGAGCGCATGGCTGTAGTGCTTGATTTTGCCCGCAGGAATTTTCAGGAGAAAACCGGAGGACCCTTTGCCGCCGGGGTTTTTGAGCGGGACTCAGGGCGTTTGGTGGTCATCGGGGTGAATCGGGTTATGCCCAGTACCTGTTCTTCAGCCCATGCAGAAATTGTTGCCCTTTCCCTGGCCCAGAAGCTCTTGGATGTGTATGATTTGGGAGCGTCCGGTCTGCCAGCCCATCAGCTTGTTGTGAACTGGCAGCCTTGCAGTATGTGTTTTGGCGCGGTACTTTGGTCGGGTATACGCTCTTTGGTTATTGCTGGTTCAGGCCCGGAACTGGAAAAGATTACAGGATTTGATGAGGGGCCAGTGCATCCCGCCTGGCGTGCTGAACTGGAGCAACGGGGCATAGAAGTGCGGGAAAATATTCTGCGGCAGAAAGCAATAGAGGTCTTTGAAGAATTTTCAGCCGATGACGGCTTTGTCTATAATGCACGGCTCGGTCAGGCATGTTCTGATGGGCACAAAATAAAATGATCTTTGGTGTGAAAACATGAAGTTCAGATTTACCCTTTTCTTTTTGATTTTGTCTGGTTTGATGTTTGTCGGGGAGATGACTTTTAATTTCGATTTGATTAAATTCATCTATACATTGCATAGTGCCGTGCTGGATCGGTCTCTTTTCGTGCTTATTCTGGTCGCTATCGGTTTAGTGACCGATTATATTATCGGCATAAAAAAGAGGAAGGAGCTGGAAAAGGTTGCTGCGTATAATGCCGCAATGAGGGCTGCAAATCAGCTGCTACGTGATCTGATGAACAGCATGGTTATTCTGTCGGCATCAGATTCTGTCCAGCAAGAGTTCGGTGAAGATATTACAGAGATCATGAAAGAAAATATTGAAAAGATGGAAGGTGTGCTTGAGACCCTGACCGGTCTGAAGGAAATTACTCCAGAGATGATCAGGGCAATATCTGAGTCAGCTGAGGAGTGACGGAAACGTACCTTTCAGGATGTCAACAACTCTTATTTTCTACCTTATGCTGATGCTGAAAAAAGAACTACAGGAAATCATCGCGAATGGCGAAAATTCAGGCGTTGAGTTTAAACGTGATCCAGAGTTTATCGTAACAGAGGATTATCTGAAAACGGTGCTGTATAGCAGAGGGGTGCAGTAATCATGAGGAACAACGCATTGATCATCTATCTCATAATTGCAATGTCAGTTCTGTCAGGTTGCGGTCAGAATGAACTTAATCCTTATCAGGCGAAGAAGACGTTTGATGTGATATCTGATTCAGAAGCATCTCAGCGAGACGCAACAAAGTTTTTAGCATATGAGCACTACATTACGGTAGATATCAATGAGGAGGAGCTGACTCCTGCATACAGAAAAGCTGTAGCAGCCTGTGTAGATGATCGGAAAAATAATTGCACAATCCTAGATGCAAAAATTTCGTCAGGAAAATATGCCACAGCACACATAAGGCTGCGGGTAAAGCCAAAAGGAGTCAACAAGATTCTTGAGTCGGTTGCAAACAAGGGTGATGTAGTCGAAGAATCGACGCATGTTGAAGATTTGGCCCTGCCTGTTGCAGACAACGAAAAAAGATTGAAAATGTTAACGAGCCATAGAGACAGGCTTTTGTCTTTACAGGAAAAGGCGGATAATGACATTGAGTCGTTAATAAAAATATCGGAAGAGTTAGCAAAAGTACAGTCTGAGCTTGAAAATGCCCGTGGGAGGAACGCTCATCTGTTACAACGAGTTGATATGGATATTGTAAATGTCACTTTTACAGTTGAGGGGAACCGTTCGTTTTGGACACCTATTGAGCAGTCTTTATCGCGCTTTTTAAGCAGATTTTCCCAGGGGATTTCCAACGTTATTACAGGTCTTGCGTATTTTTTGCCGTGGTTATTTGTTATCATCCCAGCGTTATTTGGTTTTCGATCTTTCTGGCAGAGAAAGAAAAAGATGCGGTGACCCTGTGGTGATGTAGTATTCTAAGAGGTATTGTGAAGGGTAATTTTTTTAATATATTGATTTTTTTTGTCGGTCTGGTCGGAACAATCACCATAGGAAACAGTCTTTACGCCGATCTTATGCAGGTCTTCTATGGGGAACAGGGGAGTTACTGGACCCATAAGGATCAGCCGCTCTCCCTCAAAGAAACGGGAGATGATTTTCAGGTGTTGATCGGAGGGGAGCCCTTGCAGGAGCACTTGGATGGAAAGACTTTTTTCGCTGCTGATGGGGAACTGGTTCCTTATCCTGTTGTTGCCACGGATGTTACCGTGCGAGTGAATAACTGGCCTGACGTGAAGGCGCGGATTCTGACCAAGACCACGTTTACTGGCTTTGTCTTTGGCGTTAATGTCACCTTGATGCTTGTCGGACTGGTGCAGACCTGCCTTCAGAGAAAGAAAAAGGCTGGCAACCACCCGAGAGCCTAAGGGGAAAATATGCTATCTGCCCTGAGAAGATCTTTACAAAGCAAACCCTCGTACTCGGAAATTCAGGCCAATGTGCTGGCAGGCCTGACAGTAGGCGTTATTGCGCTTCCGCTCTCTATGGCCCTGGCGATTGCCAGCGGAGTAGCTCCTCAGCATGGGCTGTACACGGCAATGGTTGCCGGTATTGTCATTTCTCTCACTGGCGGCTCCAAGGTGAATATCTCCGGTCCAACAGCTGCCTTTGTTGTGATCTTGCTGCCTATAGTTCATAAGTTCGGCATCGGGGGCCTGCTGGTCAGCGGCATGATGGCCGGATTAATTTTGATCCTGATGGGAATAGGTAAGCTTGGCAGGTTGATCGAGATAGTCCCCTATCCGGTTACCGTAGGCTTTACCGCAGGTATTGGGGTGGTGATCGGCACGTTTCAGATCAAGGACTTCCTGGGACTAGATGTGGAGTCCATGAGCGGTCACTATTTGGATAAGTTAGCAGCTCTTGTGCAGGCCTTACCTTCGATCAACTTGCAGGAGACCTGTATCGGTGCCTTGACCCTGGCGGTCTTGTTGATTTGGCCGCGATTTCGTTCAAGGGTTCCCAGTCATCTCGTTGCTCTTTTGATCGGAAGCTTGGTTGCTTGGCTGTTGACCCGTTTTTTTTCGGATTTTTCGGTTGCCACTATTGGTACTCGCTTTCATTTTGAGATAAACGGGATAACGGGTAATGGAATACCACCGGTGCTGCCCTCTTTTGAGTGGCCGTGGAATCTGCCCGGTGCAGATGGTAATCCCATAGGATTCAATTTTGCTTTGGTGAGGCTGTTATTTCCTTCGGCAATCACCATCGCTATCCTGGGAGCCCTGGAATCCTTACTCTGTGCTGTGGTTGCCGATGGTATGTCCGGGAAAAAGCATAATCCCAATGATGAGCTCATCGGGCAGGGGATCGGCAATCTGCTTGCGCCCTTATTCGGCGGCATTCCAGCCACTGCTGCCATTGCCCGAACAGCAGCCAATGTCAAGGCTGGCGGAACCATGCCCTTGTCTTCGGTTATTCATGGGCTTTTTATTCTGGTAGCGATTTTACTGCTTGCACCGCTTCTGTCCTATATTCCCATGTCCGCAATGGCCGCCTTATTGCTTATGGTTGCATGGAATATGAGCGAGGCCCGGCATTTTATTCGCACTGTAAAAATAGCACCCAGTGGGGATATCTTCGTCCTTATCACTTGCTTTCTTTTGACGGTACTTTTCGATATGACCGTTGCCGTCGCTGTGGGCATGGGCCTGGCTGCGGTTTTATTTATTCGCAGGACCATCAGTCTGACTCAGACCTCGGCCATTGAAAGCAGCCATGCAGATTATGAGTTGCCTGAGCACACAGCCGTCTATGATATCAATGGTCCCTTGTTCTTCGGTTCCGCCCAGAAGGCCCTGAAAACCATTTCTATGGTACGACCTGATGTGCGGGTCGTGATTCTCGATATGTCGGAGGTTACCATGTTGGACATGAGCGCTATTGTGGCGATGGAATCAATAAGCAATGATTTATCTCTGAGGAATATCGGGCTCATCATCAATGACCTCCAGCCCCGCATGATTTTAAAGCTCAGGCGGGCCGGGATAAAGGCAGAACCGGGCAAATTGGCCTTTTCAGGCTCTCTTGCAGAAAGTTGCCAGGTGGCACGGGAAATGCTTAGCAATAAGTTGGCACCGGTATAATGGATAAGTCTTATTCTCGAATATTCGGATGAACAAGTTATGATTACAAAGATTACCTTGGAAAATTTTTTCAGCTTCAGGCATCCGACAACCATAGAGCTGAATCCTGATATCAATATCTTGTTGGGCATCAACGGCAGCGGAAAATCAAATTTTCTTAAAGCGATTCGACTTCTTTATGAAAGTATTATTGGCAACGGCCTGGAAAAAGTTTTTTTAAAAGAATGGAGTGGATTTAATGCCGTTGCGAATTTTCATGTTGAGGAACAAGATCATATCAAACTTTCATTTGAGTTTGATAAAAGTGCTTTGCAAACTATCAGTCAACAGGAAGGATTTCAGTTTCATTGCAACCCGATTTATGAACTTTCTCTCTATAAAGCAGGAGCGACCGGATATTATCTATCGGAAAGATTATATTCAGCAAATGTGAATCCTGGACAAAAGGATTTTATATATATGGATATGAAAAACGGTCGTGGGGTGATTTCCACTCGGGAAGAAGGGAGTATAAAATTTCAGCAATATCCGCAGGAGAATAAGCAGATTCATTTTAAGCAGACAGAGCCTGTTTTGCGGCAGATTTCCGATCCTGACAGATTCTATCCGTTGTTTACTCTGAAAAAAGCTTTGGAGGAACTTTCTTCATATTATTCTTTTGACACGACGCTCAACAGTCCCATAAGGCAGCCTTCAGGTTATGGAACTGAGAGTAAATTACTGCCGGATGGTCAGAATCTTGTCACACTTCTCAATAACACTAAGAATCACCAAGCCTTTCATTATGATAAGATTGAAGAGGCTATAAAAAAAATTAATCCTTTTTTTAAAGGTATTAACTTTGCTTTTCTCGGTTCTAAATCGTACTTGGTGCTTCGTGAGGAACATCTTGCACAAACTGTTTCCATTGAGCATATTTCCGATGGAACTCTTCGCTATTTGCTTTTGCTGTCTATTTTATTCAATCCGAAGCGGGGTAGTCTTGTCTGTATTGACGAGCCTGAAACAGGTCTTCATCCTGATATGATCAATACAGTAGCAGATGCCATAAAACAAGCCTCGCGAAAAACACAAATGATAATTGCTACACATTCACCTTTGTTGCTCAATTCATTTGATTTAGATGACGTATTAATATTTGAGAAAAATGTTTATAACGAGACAGAGGTGAAGAGTAAATCTTCAGATGAGTTTGACGGATGGATTGATGACTTTCTTGTCGGGCAGGCTTGGTTGCAGGGTCTGATAGGTGGAAAAAGATGGTAGATATTACCATTTATATTGAGGGGGCAGGCAATATAAATGACCCGGCAGCACTGACCACAGATAATAGTGCTGTTTTTCGCGAAAATTTTTATAAATTATTTTCTCAGCAGCTTTTCCCGACGAAATTTAATCTTATGATCAGGCCATTCGGATCAGTAACACAGGCTAGAAAGAGACTGGAATATATAGAAAAGCAAGGGGTGAATGCCGTGCTTTTGATAGATTTAGATGGCCCGAAAGAGAAAAGAGACGAGAGATTGCAACATTATGAGCCGTTTGATACAGAAAAAGTTTTCTTTATGATTCAGGAAATGGAGGCTTGGATACTTTCTCAGCCTGATAAAATTGAAGAGTTTGGAGCAAATGAAGGATTGATAAGGAAAAAAAATGGTCAGGATATCAATAAAAATTCGCTTTTGAAAGGTAAGCACCCGGAGCAGCTTAGCAGGCCGAGTGGAAAACTTGCCACTATATTCAAGCAGTATTTTGATGTTGTAAAAGTCAGAAGGAATAAAGAACGAAAAACGGGCAAACAATATTCAAAGACGAAAGACGGCCCAGAATTGATTGGTTTACTTGAGTTAAATAGGCTGATGAAGTGCTTTGATGAAGCAGAACGGTTGGTCAGTTATGTTAAGAGACAGAGTGAGATTAAATCTGACAGTCGCTGATGCTTGAAAAAAACAGTCATCCAGACTCTAAGGTGGCTGTATATATATCTAAGGATTACAAATGACAACACCGATTAAAAATAAATTCACACCCAACGGCTTTCCTGTCCTCATCGGCTCTTTGCCCCTGAGTGACCATAAGGAGGCCATTGAGCGCATATTCTCCGCAACCCCGGAGATTCCCCTCTGGCCGCAGCTGCCGGGCGATCCCTATGAGGGTATGATGCCTCAGTTTGCTGAGGGCATCCCCTGTATTCGGGAAGAGAACCTGAGCAGCCCGGAAGGGCGCATCCTCTACGATACCAGCGCTGCTGATTTTGAGGAGCAGATGCTGGCCTTTTACGAGGACTACATGGATGTGCAGGAAAACCCAGAGTCTCCGGCTGGGGCCAGATTCAGGGTCAGTCGGGAGCGGGCCGAGGGCCTGTATGCCTTTGCAGAGGCTTTGCGAGCCGATGAGCGCAACAGAACTCTTGCTGCTCTCAAAGGGCAGGTCACTGGTCCCTTTACTATGCTGACTGGGGTGAAAGATGCCCAGGGGCGGGCCGGATATTACGATGACACGGTTCGGGAGATGGTGACCAAGGGTATTGCCATGAAGGCAGCTTGGCAGACCCGTTTTCTGACCTGTTGTCATAAGGTGCCGGTAATTATGTTCATTGACGAGCCTGCTCTGGCAGGGCTGGGGTCATCTGCTTTTATTTCCGTGAATAATGCGGAAATTCAGGGTATACTCAATGAGGTGATTGCATCCATTCACCAGGCTGGTGGGCTGGCTGGTATTCATGTCTGTGCCAATACAGAATGGGAAGTTCTTTTAGAATCAGATATTGACATCCTCAGTTTTGATGCTTACAGCTTTTTTGACAAGTTGGCCGCGTTGACAGATCAGGTACATGCATATCTTGATCGGGGCGGTATTTTTGCCTGGGGCGGTATTCCAACCGGTAAACCTTATGATATTGAAAAGGAAAGTGCTGAATCTTTGACTATGCTCTGGGAACAGCAGGTGAAAAAGCTTATCCGTCCCGACCGCGATCAGGCTGCTCTGCTCCGCCAGACCCTGATAACCCCCAGCTGTGGCACCGGCTCACTCCGTCTGGAGTATGCAGAAAAGGTTCTGCAGCTCACCAAAGATGTGTCTGCAAATTTGCGGGCAAAATACCTCGCATAAAAAGACACACTCCACCCTCCCCTCAGAGAGGGTGGTTTTCCGATACGATACTTACGATGGTAAAGCGATGGTGGAGCAAAACATGCTTTTCACCATCATTGCTTTTATCCCCTTACCCATCGGCTAGGGGGGAAAGCTACTTGTAAAGCGGCGAACAGCTCCTGAAAGGGCATTCGGTGGCTGTTCGCTTATCCCTTATTTAACCAAAAGGAGAGTAATGATTTATACAGAAAGCCAGCAGGAAATTGCAGAACGAATCGATGTCGACGCTTCCAAGGCCATGTGGAAGGACTGGAGATGGCAGGTGAAAAATCGCATTCGTTCCTTACGTCAGCTGGAAGATTTTCTGGACCTTGATTTTGGAGAAGAAAAAAGAAAAAATATCCAACAAACCATAGAGAAATTTCCTCTATCGATTACTCCCTACTATCTCTCACTTATTGATACAGAGAATTTTGAGAATGATCCTGTATTTATGCAGGCCGTTCCGTCTATCAGGGAATTGGATATGTCAAATGAGGATATGTCTGATCCTCTGCATGAGGATGAAGACAGCCCGGTGCCGGGTATTACCCATCGCTACCCGGATAGAGTTCTCTTCTTGGTCAGTAATGTCTGCGCTATGTATTGTCGCCATTGCACCAGGAAACGCAAAGTCGGTGATGTTGATAATATCCCGTCTAAAAAGGCCATTGAGCAGGGGCTGGAATATATCCGAAATACCCCTCAAATTCGTGATGTCCTCCTGAGCGGCGGCGACCCCTTCTTGCTGCCTGATGAGTATCTGGATTATATCCTGACTGAACTGGGAAGAATAGAGCATGTTGAAGTAGTGCGCGTCGGGACTCGTACCCCGGTGGTCCTGCCTTATCGGATTACGGACGAGTTGGTTAGTATGTTGAAAAAACATCAGCCTTTGTGGATTAATACCCACTTCAATCATCCGAGAGAGCTTACCAAATCCGCCCGGTCAGCCTTGGCAAAGCTTGCCGATGCAGGCATCCCCTTGGGTAACCAGTCGGTGCTCCTGTCTGGAGTCAACGACTGCCCCCGAATCATGCGGACCCTGGTTCATAAGCTAGTGGCCAACCGAGTTCGGCCCTATTATCTCTACCAGTGTGATCTCTCAGAAGGATTGAGTCATTTCCGTACCCCGGTGGGGAAGGGGATTGAGATTATCGAGAGTATGATTGGACATACCAGCGGTTTCAGCGTCCCCACCTATGTTATCGACGCGCCTGGAGGCGGCGGCAAGATACCCATCATGCCAAACTACCTTATTTCCTGGTCCACAAATAAGGTTGTGCTGCGTAATTATGAAGGCGTCATTACCACCTATAAGGAGCCAGATTCTTACGAACCTGTTTTTTGTGATCGCAACTGCGATAAATGTGAGCTCCAGTTACCCCTGGAAGGGGCGACAGAGTATCGGGCAGTGGGCGTGAAAAAGCTTCTGGCTGACTATAATGATATCATTTCCCTCGTGCCGCAGCATACTGAGCGGCTGGAGAAGAGGGAGGAGCATGTCTAAGAAAGATACTGTTGAGGAGTATCAGGGCAGCACCATCCAGCACGGGCCGTATAATGATCGCATTTATCTTATGCGGCTCGCCGAGCAGTCTCCGGCAGATTTTCCCCAGCAGCTGGTTCAGTTGGCAGAACAGAAAGGCTATTCCAAGATTTTTGCTAAGGTGCCGGAGTATGCGGCGGCTGTTTTTTTTCAGGCTGGTTTTGCGCAAGAGGCGGAAATTCCCGGTTTCTTTTCCGGCAGAACAGGAGCTTTGTTTATGGGCTATTATTTGAATAATGCTCGTCAGCAAGAAGATGATGTTGCGGGACTGGAAAATATCCTGCATATTGCCCAGGATAAGCAGAAAACAGTGGTACCTCCTCCTGATGCTGGCTTTTGTTTGCGTTCCTGTCAGCAGGATGATGTCCCCGCAATGGCGGCAATTTATCGTCAGACCTTTGCCTCCTATCCCTTTCCCATCCATGATGCCGGGTATCTGCTGGAGACCATGCAGAGCCATGTGGCCTATTTTGGTGCGGAAAGCAAGGGCGAGCTTACAGCTCTGTCCTCGGCAGAGATGGACAGAGAGGCGGCTAATGTGGAGATGACCGATTTTGCCACCTTGCCGGAGCAGGCAGGACATAATCTTTCCTTCCACCTTTTGCAGCGGATGGAAAGGGCCATGCAGGAGGAAAATATCCGCACTGCCTATACCATTGCCCGTGCTGCGTCCCCGGCCATGAACATCACCTTTGCCAGGGCCGGGTACAAGTTTGCCGGGCGCTTGAAAAACAATACCAATATCTCCGGCAAGATTGAGAGCATGAATGTGTGGTATAAACCGCTTGTTCAGCCGTCGGAAACAATCATAACCCATTAGTGCGATACATGGATAATACGAATCAACTCCTTAAGCAGCGACGTGAAAAAGCGGAAACACTGGCCGATGCCGGGGTTAATCTTTTTAGCAACGATTTTAAAAATCCCCAGCCGGTGAAGGAAATCCTGCCTTTAGCCGAGAGTTTGGAGCCGGAAACCCATGCCCCAGATGAAGTGGTGTACCGGGTGGCTGGTCGCGTTATGTCTTTGCGGAAGTTTGGTAAGGCTGCTTTTTTTCATGTTCAGGACGAAACCGGACGGATGCAGGTCTATGCCCGCCGGGATCTGCTGGATGAGGAGTTTCAGCTTTTTAAGAAATGGGATGTGGGCGATATTGTCGGGGTTGAGGGCAAATTGTTCAAGACCAAGACCGGTGAGCCTTCCCTGGAGGCCTCGCACCTGCACATGATCACCAAGTCTCTGCGTCCTCTGCCGGAGAAATTCCACGGGCTCACTGACGTAGAGACCCGCTATCGCCAGCGTTATGTAGATTTGATTGTCAATCCTGAGGTGCGGGACACCTTTCGCAAGCGGGTGGAGATTATCCGTTTGATGCGGGAATTCCTCACCGAGCGGGGCTTCATGGAGGTGGAAACCCCGATGATGCAGCCAGTGCCTGGTGGTGCCACGGCCAAGCCTTTCAAGACCCATCATAATGCCCTGGATATGGATCTTTTTCTCCGTATTGCGCCGGAACTCTATCTCAAGCGTCTCCTGGTGGGCGGCTTTGAGCGGGTTTTTGAGATCAACCGGAACTTCCGCAATGAGGGCCTTTCCACTCGTCATAACCCAGAATTCACCATGTTGGAGTTCTATCAGTCTTATGCTACCTATGAGGATCTGATTGACCTGACCGAGGAGATGATTTCCACCATCGCGACCAAGGTTTGTGGTTCGGCGGAGATTGTTTATCAGGGCATTCCGGTGAATTTGGCTCCTCCTTGGAAACGCTACACAATGGATGAGGCTCTGGTGGAAGTGGGCGGTATTGACCCTGAGTTGCTCAAGGATGATGCCACCATTATGGGGCTGGCTAAGAAGCACGGGATTAAGCTTCAGCCTGATGCTGGTCCGGGAAAGGCCAAGACCGAGCTGTTCGAGCTACTGGTGGAAGAAAAGCTTATTGATCCCACCTTTATTACGGCCTATCCGGCAGAGGTTTCTCCGCTGGCACGCCGCAATGAGGAAGACCCGAGCATCACTGATCGCTTTGAGCTGTTCATCACCGGTCGGGAGCTGGCCAATGCTTTTTCCGAGCTGAACGATCCTATTGATCAGCACGAGCGCTTTGCCAAGCAGATTGACGAGCGCGGCGATGATGAGGAGATTCATCCTGAGCTGGATGCGGATTATGTTCGGGCCTTGGAATACGGGATGCCGGCAGCAGCTGGAGAGGGGATCGGTATTGATCGCCTGGTGATGCTGCTCACGGATTCGCCGTCCATCCGGGACGTGATTCTCTTTCCCCATCTCAAGGCTGAGGTCCCTGCTGAGCCGAAGAAGAAAAAGAAGAAGTAAGCAGTATTTTCACCTGATCTTAGATCCCTCCTCTTCGGGGAGGGATAACGTAACACGAAGATTTATCGGGGCTGCTGGTCAGCCAGCCCGACCACTTTCATATAGCCAGCTTCAATGTCTCAATGAGTGAAGAAAGAACAAAAGAAATAATTGAACTTGTCCGATCCTTTGGTACCCGTTATCTCAACGAGGAACTGACAGCCTGCACAAGACGATTATGCATTGCATTAGCTCAGAATCGTAAGTTGACAATCACTCGTGGAAAGAAAGAGATTTGGGCTGCTTCAATTGTCTATGTGATAGCCCGAGCGAATTTTCTTTTTGATAAGGAAAATGAAAATTTTCTGACCGCTGATGTGATATGTGATTTTTTCGGCACCAATAAGACAACGACTGCCAATAAGGCCACAGTTATTGAAAAAGCGCTGAATATTTCTCATGCTGACAAGAGGTTCTGTACCGAAGAGATTATCGACTCCCTTTCCTTTGTCATGACCAAGGATGGCTTTATTCTTCCGAAAAAAGTAGTAGAGAGCAAGATTGAGTCCTTGGTTGACGAAGTCATTTATGAAATGGCGGACGAGGAGGAATCCAGGGAAATTGAGCAGTTCATGGCTGAACAGAAAAAACAGGAAGAAGCGGCTGCTCAGGCCAAAAAAGAACGTCGGGCTGAAATAAACCGAGAGATTGCTGAAAAGAAGAGGAAGAAAAAGGAAGAAGAACAGGTTCAAAAGGTAGGACGACAACTCAAGCTCTGGTGATGTTGCTCATCGATTCACCGTCCATCCTCGACGTGATTCTCTTTCCGCATCTGAAGACTGAGGTGGTTGCGGAGACGAAGAAGAAAAAGAAGAAGAGTTGAGCAGGCTCTTCCATTTCACAAATAAAGATGATCAGCCCGGTTTACACCCTGCCGGGCTGATCATGTGTTTTTTTATCCCCGCCCTCTCTGCACTTTTCCCTTCATGCTGTTTCGTTTCTGGTTTTTCTTAATGAGAAAGTTGATATATTCGCTGAAATCCTGGTTGTCCGGCAAGGGATAATTGCGTGGATCGTAGGGCTGGTCACTCGGTTCAATCAGTTCCTCAAAGC is drawn from Candidatus Electrothrix aestuarii and contains these coding sequences:
- a CDS encoding nucleoside deaminase: MVRKKRFDKENCSAAFDLPAWALAALHELPEYLPTEEERMAVVLDFARRNFQEKTGGPFAAGVFERDSGRLVVIGVNRVMPSTCSSAHAEIVALSLAQKLLDVYDLGASGLPAHQLVVNWQPCSMCFGAVLWSGIRSLVIAGSGPELEKITGFDEGPVHPAWRAELEQRGIEVRENILRQKAIEVFEEFSADDGFVYNARLGQACSDGHKIK
- a CDS encoding DUF4349 domain-containing protein; the encoded protein is MRNNALIIYLIIAMSVLSGCGQNELNPYQAKKTFDVISDSEASQRDATKFLAYEHYITVDINEEELTPAYRKAVAACVDDRKNNCTILDAKISSGKYATAHIRLRVKPKGVNKILESVANKGDVVEESTHVEDLALPVADNEKRLKMLTSHRDRLLSLQEKADNDIESLIKISEELAKVQSELENARGRNAHLLQRVDMDIVNVTFTVEGNRSFWTPIEQSLSRFLSRFSQGISNVITGLAYFLPWLFVIIPALFGFRSFWQRKKKMR
- the dauA gene encoding C4-dicarboxylic acid transporter DauA, whose protein sequence is MLSALRRSLQSKPSYSEIQANVLAGLTVGVIALPLSMALAIASGVAPQHGLYTAMVAGIVISLTGGSKVNISGPTAAFVVILLPIVHKFGIGGLLVSGMMAGLILILMGIGKLGRLIEIVPYPVTVGFTAGIGVVIGTFQIKDFLGLDVESMSGHYLDKLAALVQALPSINLQETCIGALTLAVLLIWPRFRSRVPSHLVALLIGSLVAWLLTRFFSDFSVATIGTRFHFEINGITGNGIPPVLPSFEWPWNLPGADGNPIGFNFALVRLLFPSAITIAILGALESLLCAVVADGMSGKKHNPNDELIGQGIGNLLAPLFGGIPATAAIARTAANVKAGGTMPLSSVIHGLFILVAILLLAPLLSYIPMSAMAALLLMVAWNMSEARHFIRTVKIAPSGDIFVLITCFLLTVLFDMTVAVAVGMGLAAVLFIRRTISLTQTSAIESSHADYELPEHTAVYDINGPLFFGSAQKALKTISMVRPDVRVVILDMSEVTMLDMSAIVAMESISNDLSLRNIGLIINDLQPRMILKLRRAGIKAEPGKLAFSGSLAESCQVAREMLSNKLAPV
- a CDS encoding AAA family ATPase: MITKITLENFFSFRHPTTIELNPDINILLGINGSGKSNFLKAIRLLYESIIGNGLEKVFLKEWSGFNAVANFHVEEQDHIKLSFEFDKSALQTISQQEGFQFHCNPIYELSLYKAGATGYYLSERLYSANVNPGQKDFIYMDMKNGRGVISTREEGSIKFQQYPQENKQIHFKQTEPVLRQISDPDRFYPLFTLKKALEELSSYYSFDTTLNSPIRQPSGYGTESKLLPDGQNLVTLLNNTKNHQAFHYDKIEEAIKKINPFFKGINFAFLGSKSYLVLREEHLAQTVSIEHISDGTLRYLLLLSILFNPKRGSLVCIDEPETGLHPDMINTVADAIKQASRKTQMIIATHSPLLLNSFDLDDVLIFEKNVYNETEVKSKSSDEFDGWIDDFLVGQAWLQGLIGGKRW
- a CDS encoding DUF4276 family protein — protein: MVDITIYIEGAGNINDPAALTTDNSAVFRENFYKLFSQQLFPTKFNLMIRPFGSVTQARKRLEYIEKQGVNAVLLIDLDGPKEKRDERLQHYEPFDTEKVFFMIQEMEAWILSQPDKIEEFGANEGLIRKKNGQDINKNSLLKGKHPEQLSRPSGKLATIFKQYFDVVKVRRNKERKTGKQYSKTKDGPELIGLLELNRLMKCFDEAERLVSYVKRQSEIKSDSR
- the ablA gene encoding lysine 2,3-aminomutase: MIYTESQQEIAERIDVDASKAMWKDWRWQVKNRIRSLRQLEDFLDLDFGEEKRKNIQQTIEKFPLSITPYYLSLIDTENFENDPVFMQAVPSIRELDMSNEDMSDPLHEDEDSPVPGITHRYPDRVLFLVSNVCAMYCRHCTRKRKVGDVDNIPSKKAIEQGLEYIRNTPQIRDVLLSGGDPFLLPDEYLDYILTELGRIEHVEVVRVGTRTPVVLPYRITDELVSMLKKHQPLWINTHFNHPRELTKSARSALAKLADAGIPLGNQSVLLSGVNDCPRIMRTLVHKLVANRVRPYYLYQCDLSEGLSHFRTPVGKGIEIIESMIGHTSGFSVPTYVIDAPGGGGKIPIMPNYLISWSTNKVVLRNYEGVITTYKEPDSYEPVFCDRNCDKCELQLPLEGATEYRAVGVKKLLADYNDIISLVPQHTERLEKREEHV
- the ablB gene encoding putative beta-lysine N-acetyltransferase, yielding MSKKDTVEEYQGSTIQHGPYNDRIYLMRLAEQSPADFPQQLVQLAEQKGYSKIFAKVPEYAAAVFFQAGFAQEAEIPGFFSGRTGALFMGYYLNNARQQEDDVAGLENILHIAQDKQKTVVPPPDAGFCLRSCQQDDVPAMAAIYRQTFASYPFPIHDAGYLLETMQSHVAYFGAESKGELTALSSAEMDREAANVEMTDFATLPEQAGHNLSFHLLQRMERAMQEENIRTAYTIARAASPAMNITFARAGYKFAGRLKNNTNISGKIESMNVWYKPLVQPSETIITH